The Streptomyces sp. NBC_00576 genome contains the following window.
GCGGGGATGGTCGGCGTGGCTGACCGGCCGAAGGTGACGGTACGCGTGGTGCCCGCGACCGCGGTGGCGCCGCTGGACCGGACCGCCACCGTGACGGCACCGACCGAGAGGGCGGTCGTGCTGCGCAGGTTGGACAGTCGGATGCGCAGCCCCGCGCCGGAGGTGTTGTTGTGGACGACCATCCGGATGGTCTGCGAGGTGAAGGTCTGGCCGCCGCTGACCATGCTCGGGCCCCAGGTCGCCGAGCGCAGGCGCTCGGTCAGGCTCCACTGCTGGTTGGTCGTGTTCTTGCAGGTCCACTGGATGATCGCGTGGTCCTCCGCGGTGGAGCCGTCGGAGACGTCCAGGCACAGGCCGCTGCGGGCGGAGACGATCGCCGAACCGCTGAAGGTCCAGTTCTGGTTGCTGGAGCCGGTGCAGGGCCACTGGATGATCGCGGCCCCCGCAGTCGTGGAGCCGTTCTGGACGTCCATGCACTTGCCGCTGTTGATGTTGACCAGCGAGAAGGTGCCGTCGCCGTGGTCGACCGCCTCCCACAGCTGGCCGGGGCCGCCGGAGGCGGTCTTCTGCACGACCGCCGCTGCATTGGCCAGGGAGTCCGACAGCACCGCGGCGTTCTTGCCGCTGTGCGCCGCTGTCAGCGCGTAGACGTGGCCGCCCTGCGGCGCGCCCGCGGCCGAGGCGTCTGCCGCCGGGACGAGGGCGAGTCCGGCAGCGGCCAGACAGGTGGCGGATGCCGTGGCCGTTAGTCTGGCGGAGAGTCTTCGGGAGGTGTGCATGTGCGGCCCTTCTTTGCTGGGTGGGGACGTGCGGCTCTTCCGCGTGGGGACGTGAGCGTCTTCTTCGTGGAGACGTGCGGGTCGGAGGGACCCCGGCCCACAGCGGCCACGCAGGAGGCACGTCGTGGCGCTGTGGCCGAAGAAGAGGTTCGGACGGCGCGGCCGTGACGGGTGGTCAGGAGGTGGGCTGGAACGTCCACAGCAGGTTGTTGTTGGTCAGCCAGGTCCACTGCTTGGTCACGGACCCGGAGGGGACCTGTCCGCCGCCGTCGAGGACGAGTCCGGTGGTGCGGTTGGCGATCGAGTACTGGCCGTTGCCGCGGTCGGTTATCTTCCACTGCTGGTGGGGGCCGCCGTTCCAGGCCGCTTGCTGGGCTGGAGCGCCGTTGCTGGTCGAGCCCCAGCCGTCGGCGACCATGCCGTTGGCGCGGTTGACCAGCCTGTAGTAGCCGTCGCCGAGGTCGACGGCCTGCCACTGGAGGTTGGGGTTGTCGACCGGCGTCCACTGCTTGAGGTTCGAGCCGCTGGCGACGTTGCCGCCGCTGTCCAGGGCCAGACCGTCCGTGACGTTGATCAGACGGAAGTACGTGGCCGGATTGAAGGTGACCTTCAGTGAGACGATGGCGTCGTTGTTGCCGGTCACCCGCAGGTCGGGATTGTCCGCGGTGAACGTCCAGGCCGTGCCGGTGAAGTTGTCGCCGGAGTAGCCCGTCACCCGGTAGCCCTGGGGCACCCTGAGCGAGGAGATGGTCGCGGAGCCAACTCCCGCGGCCGACAGCTGGGAGGAGGTGTAGCTGCCCAGCGTCAGGGCGGCGCTGGCTGAGGAGTAACTCACGTCCTGGAACACGGTCACCCGGGCTGCGCCGGCGGCCGTGGGGACGCCGCTGACCTCGAAGCAGACCACGGAGTCATTGGCGTCCGGGGCGGTAGCCGGCACGGTGACGCTGATCTGGCCGCCGCTGACGGTGTAGGTGAGCGAGGCCGAGGGGTTGTTCATCAGGTAGACGCGGCTGATGGTGTTGGTGATCGCGGGGATCTGCAGCACGCCGCCCGTGGGCCAGGTGAAGACGTGGGCGAACAGCTTGCCGTCCTTCTTGGTGGCCCGCCCCCAGGTGGGGTCGGTGGTGTAGGGGCTTGCCGTGGCTGCGTGCACGCTGTCGCCGTACGTCGCCATCCAGGAGGCCAGGCCGCGCAGGATGGTCACGGATCCGGCGGTGACCGAGCCGTCGCCCTTGGGGCCGATGTTCAGCAGGAAGTTGCCGTCCCGCGAGACGCAGGTGACGAGTTCCTGAACGAAGTCCTTGACGGGGCGGTAGGAGTTCTCTCGGCCCGCCTGGTAGCCCCAGGCAC
Protein-coding sequences here:
- a CDS encoding alpha-L-fucosidase, with translation MTSAPLSRRSLIKAAALAGGTVAFGLPQALWPTAAEAYSVPSKMDWWYQARFGMFIHFGSYSYLGHGEWAFSSESWSKANYQTQVSANFNPTAFNAAAIAQLAADAGMKYLVITAKHHEGFAMWDSNVPSFTDTTGTKLYNLHDYAGVQGDLLAALKTECEARGVKFGLYYSILDWNHPSQTIRSGLTTMASQAARTGYIADMKAQLQELLDRYDPALLWFDGDWFGEPSSPTLDDWWLRSDGVDLYNWLIARKPGLVVNERVKRDLGLGDYTVTEFGVPNAPLERQWERCDTMNGAWGYQAGRENSYRPVKDFVQELVTCVSRDGNFLLNIGPKGDGSVTAGSVTILRGLASWMATYGDSVHAATASPYTTDPTWGRATKKDGKLFAHVFTWPTGGVLQIPAITNTISRVYLMNNPSASLTYTVSGGQISVTVPATAPDANDSVVCFEVSGVPTAAGAARVTVFQDVSYSSASAALTLGSYTSSQLSAAGVGSATISSLRVPQGYRVTGYSGDNFTGTAWTFTADNPDLRVTGNNDAIVSLKVTFNPATYFRLINVTDGLALDSGGNVASGSNLKQWTPVDNPNLQWQAVDLGDGYYRLVNRANGMVADGWGSTSNGAPAQQAAWNGGPHQQWKITDRGNGQYSIANRTTGLVLDGGGQVPSGSVTKQWTWLTNNNLLWTFQPTS